The proteins below come from a single Candidatus Cloacimonadota bacterium genomic window:
- a CDS encoding LruC domain-containing protein, producing MKNILKLVVIAIFMVIAFSACSENENDAYVPIKDITVSPDFNWQTSHQVAVEIELFDNGSAPIKGVVFEIFDSYPEPNSTPLAKGVTLEDGKYNTVMNLPTAVKKVWARGYMGVYEIPINNSSVVLSLGGAIDESVISNDYRKNNSKAWSFLPGLSFNSQGRPYPMNNVSIQADFFERLNATLPESSSLPITHPQYMETSNQVNLKLDETAQVWLTFVHEGAGYLNSLGYYTYPTGNLPTSPSEIESKNIVMPNASLYGSGGQMFAGDTVYLGVFEPGTTMGWFLVANGFRGGYGTNVSTSAPVYYSDPALNPETDPENKKHSVLLFDQISQRFVVGFEDLPRTSESDDDFNDLVFFLTVNPIEAADLSSIPPMDTPIDSDDDGISDAFDDYPDDADLAFNNYTYGADAWGTLAFEDLWPNTGDYDFNDMVVDYNYNQITQPGNRVKKVEMSYKLRGIGARRANGFAVQVPFEASNITQIHASHDALFEMEDDGPFAVMRFFNSAFDLIPQVPNAFINTEMSDTYFEPVDFSVHYKLESPMAISLLETSPPYNPFIFLNGLRSVEVHLPGYPPTTRMATDMLGTQDDASTEGNWYKTAGNLPWAVDIPQSWTYPIEKAQISQAYNKFKDWAQSSGTSYADWYKDLPEYTNPEFMYLKP from the coding sequence ATGAAAAACATATTGAAACTTGTTGTAATCGCCATTTTTATGGTTATTGCATTTTCGGCATGTTCCGAAAATGAGAATGATGCGTATGTGCCAATTAAGGATATCACAGTATCACCGGATTTCAACTGGCAAACCAGTCATCAGGTTGCGGTTGAAATTGAGCTTTTTGATAATGGCTCTGCTCCAATTAAGGGAGTTGTGTTCGAGATTTTTGATAGCTATCCGGAACCTAATAGTACGCCTTTAGCTAAGGGTGTTACCTTGGAGGATGGAAAGTATAACACTGTAATGAATCTGCCTACCGCGGTAAAAAAGGTGTGGGCAAGAGGCTATATGGGTGTGTACGAAATACCCATAAACAATAGTAGTGTAGTGCTTAGTTTGGGTGGAGCAATTGATGAATCGGTCATTAGCAACGACTATAGAAAGAATAATTCCAAAGCGTGGTCTTTCTTGCCGGGGCTAAGTTTTAACTCTCAGGGCAGACCTTACCCAATGAACAATGTATCCATTCAAGCAGACTTTTTTGAGCGCCTGAATGCAACTCTACCGGAGAGTTCGTCTTTACCCATCACACATCCTCAATATATGGAAACCTCAAATCAGGTGAATCTAAAATTAGATGAGACTGCTCAAGTATGGCTAACATTTGTGCATGAGGGAGCCGGATATTTGAACTCATTGGGCTATTATACCTATCCTACCGGGAATCTGCCGACAAGTCCATCCGAGATTGAATCAAAAAACATAGTAATGCCCAATGCATCACTTTATGGTAGCGGAGGACAAATGTTTGCCGGCGATACTGTGTATTTGGGAGTGTTTGAGCCTGGCACTACTATGGGGTGGTTTTTGGTAGCCAACGGTTTTAGGGGAGGCTATGGTACAAATGTAAGCACAAGTGCCCCTGTTTATTACTCCGATCCCGCTCTAAATCCGGAAACAGATCCGGAAAATAAGAAACACAGCGTACTGCTTTTTGACCAGATTTCGCAAAGATTTGTAGTAGGATTTGAGGATCTCCCTCGCACGTCTGAGAGCGATGACGATTTCAACGACTTAGTGTTCTTTTTAACTGTTAATCCCATAGAAGCTGCAGATCTATCATCAATTCCTCCTATGGATACACCTATCGATAGTGATGACGATGGGATTTCTGATGCTTTCGACGACTATCCCGATGATGCAGATTTGGCATTTAACAACTATACTTATGGTGCAGATGCTTGGGGAACACTGGCTTTTGAAGACCTTTGGCCCAATACTGGAGATTACGATTTTAACGATATGGTGGTAGATTACAATTACAATCAGATCACTCAGCCAGGAAACAGGGTTAAGAAAGTGGAGATGAGCTACAAATTACGCGGTATAGGAGCCAGAAGAGCTAATGGCTTTGCCGTCCAAGTTCCATTTGAAGCTTCAAATATCACCCAAATCCATGCCAGCCATGATGCTCTATTCGAGATGGAAGACGACGGACCTTTTGCAGTAATGCGATTTTTCAATAGCGCCTTCGACCTCATACCTCAAGTACCAAATGCTTTCATCAATACAGAGATGAGTGACACATATTTTGAGCCGGTGGATTTTTCTGTTCACTATAAGCTTGAAAGTCCCATGGCTATTTCCCTGTTGGAAACATCGCCGCCTTACAACCCCTTTATTTTTCTCAATGGTCTGCGCTCGGTAGAAGTTCATCTACCGGGATACCCGCCAACTACTAGAATGGCAACTGATATGCTGGGCACACAAGATGATGCCAGCACTGAAGGTAATTGGTATAAAACTGCCGGAAATCTTCCTTGGGCTGTAGATATTCCTCAAAGCTGGACTTACCCTATCGAAAAAGCACAAATATCTCAAGCCTATAATAAGTTTAAGGATTGGGCACAAAGCTCTGGCACTTCTTACGCCGATTGGTATAAAGATCTACCGGAATACACTAATCCGGAATTCATGTATTTGAAACCCTAA
- a CDS encoding PEP/pyruvate-binding domain-containing protein, which produces MAISANFWALENELLESLMPIRVHSVLLISSLYDSFVFEIDGFLAEQVAEDFYLLNLSTFPNIFHASSLHSALKLLELEQIDLVIIHLASQRAIALDLLNRIKTYDNSLPVYLLLGVPQDLMFIENHLPELDEVEDFFYWNGDSKLFLAIIKQYEEKKNIDHDSQIYNVPIILVVETFIPYYSQFLPLLYEQVMLLNYSVIRSEHQEINKSLYQNARPRILLVHDYAEAKAIYNAHPLSVIGIISNVNYNYRGRSHRDGGIELLQSIRKDNNNLPFLLQSFNPLYKDIVSSNEGDFLYKDIPGLSGQLLQWLKTEVQLSKFTFRLPDRTEIAEAYSIIGFHHAIKKVPDSSLIYHWQNNHFRHWLSSHVEISLCKMLADLPKDLTASQIRSILCDSLESLIAYRRREKIQEFTLEADFELPLIYKIGEDSIGGKGRGLAFLNVMLNRFSDISNKYPEVQITVPVAAVLATSVFDEFIYKNPTLIDFDRFEEMTDADIDIQFVQADLPKDALEQMKQIVDKCQFPLAVRSSSVLEDHITNPFAGVFRTFILPNAHPNLDIRLKQLIHAIKLVYSSMFLKSARVYRESLNIPAREEKMAVIIQKVAGSYHNNMFFPLISGVAQSYNYYPGIGMKHEQGIVTLSTGLGKNAVERGRTFAFCPRFPNKDMFPPVDIVKNAQRYFFALSTQKQDFDLSNDEAAALERVKINSDILNNELQLLTSVWDHNNNEFLSGTYTKGPRIITYRNILHYKAYPLASILQDFLELGKNVLGCEAEIEFAFDVDSISKKAVFSLLQIRPISVNKMLYSEPLEGYLNKSDELILYSSYALGSDIREKINTIVFLSTERFNIVQTERMALEIEQINSTLKAQGTKYILVAPGRWGSSDRFLGIPVVWSQITQAAAIVEIVLPNMSIEASHGSHFFHNLFSMGVAYLTVQENKDYIDWTYLENYAQQTDNQFFKVCKIPQTIKILFDGKNAVIKKK; this is translated from the coding sequence TTGGCTATTAGCGCAAATTTTTGGGCTTTAGAGAATGAACTGTTGGAATCGCTTATGCCCATTCGCGTTCATAGTGTTTTACTTATCTCATCTCTTTATGATTCATTTGTGTTTGAGATCGATGGCTTTTTGGCAGAACAGGTAGCCGAAGATTTTTACCTGCTTAATCTTTCAACATTTCCCAACATCTTTCATGCCTCATCACTGCATAGTGCTCTCAAACTATTGGAATTAGAACAAATTGATCTGGTAATTATTCATCTGGCTTCTCAGCGTGCCATCGCATTAGATTTACTCAATCGAATAAAAACATACGATAACTCATTGCCGGTTTATTTACTGCTGGGTGTGCCCCAAGATCTCATGTTCATCGAAAATCACCTTCCAGAACTGGATGAAGTAGAGGATTTTTTCTATTGGAATGGAGATTCAAAGCTCTTCTTGGCTATCATCAAGCAATATGAAGAGAAAAAGAATATAGATCACGATTCGCAAATCTATAATGTGCCCATCATCTTGGTGGTTGAAACTTTCATCCCTTACTACTCACAGTTTTTGCCCCTGCTTTACGAACAAGTTATGCTGTTAAACTATTCGGTAATTCGTTCGGAGCATCAAGAGATAAATAAAAGCCTTTATCAAAATGCTCGACCACGCATACTACTGGTTCACGACTATGCTGAGGCAAAGGCAATCTACAACGCACATCCATTATCTGTAATTGGTATAATTAGTAACGTAAATTATAACTATCGTGGACGAAGTCATCGTGATGGTGGCATTGAACTTTTACAAAGTATTCGCAAAGACAATAATAACCTTCCCTTTCTGTTACAATCCTTCAATCCTCTATATAAAGATATTGTTAGCAGCAATGAAGGAGATTTCCTCTACAAAGATATTCCGGGACTATCGGGGCAATTGCTGCAATGGCTCAAAACTGAGGTTCAATTGAGCAAGTTTACTTTTAGACTTCCAGATCGCACCGAGATAGCTGAAGCATACAGCATCATCGGTTTTCATCACGCCATCAAAAAAGTACCGGATTCTTCACTGATTTATCATTGGCAAAACAATCACTTCCGCCATTGGTTATCGTCTCATGTGGAAATTTCACTCTGTAAAATGCTAGCAGATTTGCCCAAAGATCTTACGGCATCTCAAATACGCTCCATACTGTGTGACTCCTTGGAATCTTTAATCGCTTACAGACGCCGGGAGAAGATACAGGAATTCACTTTAGAGGCAGATTTTGAGCTTCCTCTTATTTATAAAATAGGTGAAGACTCAATAGGCGGAAAAGGTAGAGGCTTGGCGTTCTTGAACGTGATGCTTAATCGCTTTAGTGATATCAGCAATAAATACCCGGAAGTGCAGATAACTGTTCCTGTGGCAGCAGTTTTGGCAACCAGCGTTTTCGACGAGTTTATCTATAAAAATCCCACATTGATAGATTTTGATAGGTTTGAAGAGATGACAGATGCCGATATAGATATCCAATTTGTACAAGCCGATTTGCCTAAAGATGCCTTAGAGCAAATGAAACAAATCGTTGATAAATGCCAATTCCCTTTGGCTGTGCGCTCTTCCAGTGTTTTAGAAGATCACATTACAAATCCCTTTGCCGGAGTGTTTCGCACCTTTATTTTGCCAAATGCTCATCCAAATTTGGATATACGTCTTAAGCAACTGATTCATGCCATTAAATTGGTCTATTCATCAATGTTTCTCAAAAGCGCTCGTGTTTACCGAGAGTCGTTAAATATCCCCGCTCGAGAAGAAAAAATGGCTGTTATTATTCAAAAGGTAGCAGGATCTTATCATAATAATATGTTCTTTCCCTTGATTTCTGGGGTTGCTCAAAGCTATAATTACTATCCTGGCATCGGAATGAAACACGAACAAGGTATTGTAACTCTTTCCACCGGTTTAGGAAAGAATGCGGTTGAGCGCGGGCGAACCTTTGCCTTCTGTCCCCGATTTCCCAATAAAGATATGTTCCCCCCAGTTGATATAGTGAAAAATGCTCAACGGTATTTCTTTGCATTAAGCACTCAAAAACAGGATTTTGACCTAAGCAATGATGAGGCGGCTGCACTTGAAAGAGTTAAAATAAATTCGGACATATTAAATAACGAACTTCAACTTCTTACTTCGGTATGGGATCATAATAACAACGAATTTCTAAGTGGCACTTATACCAAGGGGCCTCGCATAATTACCTACCGCAATATCCTACATTATAAAGCATATCCTCTGGCAAGTATTCTGCAAGACTTTCTGGAATTGGGTAAAAATGTGCTCGGCTGTGAAGCCGAAATTGAGTTTGCTTTCGATGTTGATAGCATTAGCAAAAAAGCTGTATTCAGCCTGTTGCAAATTCGTCCCATTTCTGTAAATAAAATGCTTTATAGTGAACCCCTGGAAGGATATCTGAATAAAAGTGATGAGCTAATCCTTTATTCTTCATATGCTTTGGGTAGCGATATTCGAGAAAAGATCAATACGATTGTGTTTTTAAGTACAGAACGCTTCAACATTGTACAAACTGAAAGAATGGCTCTGGAAATAGAGCAGATAAACTCTACTTTAAAAGCCCAAGGAACAAAATATATCTTAGTTGCTCCGGGAAGATGGGGATCTTCTGATCGTTTTTTAGGTATCCCCGTAGTATGGAGCCAAATCACTCAAGCAGCCGCAATAGTTGAGATTGTATTACCCAATATGAGTATCGAAGCAAGTCATGGAAGCCACTTTTTCCACAATCTATTCAGCATGGGTGTAGCATATCTTACGGTACAAGAAAACAAGGATTATATCGATTGGACATATCTTGAGAACTATGCGCAACAAACTGATAATCAGTTCTTTAAAGTATGCAAGATTCCTCAAACTATCAAGATTTTATTCGATGGGAAAAATGCCGTGATTAAGAAGAAATAA